One window from the genome of Hoplias malabaricus isolate fHopMal1 chromosome X2, fHopMal1.hap1, whole genome shotgun sequence encodes:
- the LOC136676175 gene encoding DNA-directed RNA polymerase III subunit RPC6, translating into MADVKVKKESTDPVDIENRVKELCQQFPHGITDQVIQNDMPHVEAQQRAMAINRLLSVGQLDLLRSSNGLLYRLKDAQSASKMKGSDNQEKLVYQIIEDAGNKGIWSRDIRYKSNLPLTEINKILKNLESKKLIKAVKSVAASKKKVYMLYNLQPDRSVTGGAWYSDQDFESEFVEVLNQQCFKFLQSKAEAARDSKQSPMVQRNSSFATSHEVWKYICELGISKVDLSMEDIETILNTLIYDGKVEMTIIAAKEGTVGCVDGQMKLYRGVYPIIQPTGLVKTPCGLCPVFDDCHEGGEISPSTCVYMAEWLDF; encoded by the exons GGTAAAGGAGCTGTGTCAGCAGTTCCCACATGGGATTACTGACCAGGTCATTCAGAACGACATGCCTCATGTGGAGGCTCAGCAGCGAGCCATGGCAATCAACCGTCTGCTGTCTGTG GGCCAACTAGATCTTCTCCGGAGCAGCAATGGTTTGTTGTACAGACTTAAAGATGCCCAGTCAGCAAG TAAAATGAAGGGCTCAGACAACCAAGAGAAGCTTGTTTACCAGATCATTGAAGATGCTGGTAATAAAG GAATCTGGAGCAGGGATATCCGGTATAAGAGCAACCTTCCTCTGACTGAAATTAACAAAATCTTGAAGAACCTTGAGAGCAAAAAGCTCATCAAAGCTGTGAAGTCTGTTGCA GCCTCGAAAAAGAAGGTATATATGTTGTATAACCTGCAGCCTGACCGCTCAGTCACTGGAGGAGCATGGTACAGTGATCAGGATTTTGAGTCTGAGTTTGTGGAGGTTCTCAATCAGCAGTGCTTTAAATTTTTACAAAGCAAG GCAGAGGCAGCGAGAGACAGTAAACAGAGTCCCATGGTGCAGAGGAACAGCTCATTTGCCACATCACATGAAGTGTGGAAGTACATCTGCGAGCTTGGCATTAGCAAA GTGGATCTGTCCATGGAGGACATAGAGACTATCTTGAACACACTAATTTATGATGGAAAGGTGGAGATGACCATCATTGCAGCTAAAGAGGGGACAGTGGGATGTGTGGATGGTCAGATGAAGCTCTACAGAGGAGTGTACCCCATCATCCAGCCAACAGGCCTGGTTAAAACTCCCTGTGGCCTCTGTCCG GTGTTTGATGACTGTCACGAAGGTGGAGAAATCTCACCCTCCACCTGTGTGTACATGGCTGAGTGGCTGGATTTCTGA